One window from the genome of Echinicola vietnamensis DSM 17526 encodes:
- a CDS encoding family 43 glycosylhydrolase produces MLISCFAASIQKRWLYKNIFAYLFLMIGLMVFGQEIVAQEEVRQFREAPAPMYRDPIYDGAADPVMIWNRQEKSWWMLYTTRRANLPTQDVSAYYGTKIGIAATKDHGQTWVFRGYLDLEFERGWNTFWAPEIIYHDGKYHMFVSYIQGARNHWGGTSHIHYYTSRNLWDWSHHGPLSLSSDQIIDATIFRMENGRFRMWYKDDSRGGITMVSESDDLKNWQTKDVPAIGGDAHEGPKVFQYHGYYWMLTDEWHGMRVYRSDDLMHWIKQGLVLDKPSDREDDTPSGAHGDVLVFGDRAYAFYFTHPGRTSHSLIKPNNSFHENHRTTIQVAALFFDGETLKDERVEPFDFYLPDGK; encoded by the coding sequence TGATCAGTTGTTTTGCAGCATCTATCCAAAAGCGATGGCTATATAAAAATATTTTTGCCTATCTTTTTTTAATGATTGGCCTAATGGTCTTTGGCCAAGAAATCGTGGCGCAAGAGGAAGTTAGACAATTCCGTGAAGCTCCTGCTCCCATGTATCGTGATCCTATTTATGATGGAGCAGCGGATCCGGTGATGATTTGGAACAGACAGGAGAAGTCTTGGTGGATGCTTTACACTACTCGACGAGCAAATCTCCCTACCCAAGATGTATCGGCGTATTACGGAACCAAAATTGGGATTGCGGCTACCAAAGACCATGGCCAGACTTGGGTGTTCAGGGGATATTTGGATTTGGAGTTTGAGCGGGGGTGGAATACCTTTTGGGCCCCGGAGATAATTTACCATGATGGGAAGTACCATATGTTTGTCTCCTATATACAAGGAGCCCGAAACCATTGGGGAGGGACGAGCCATATCCATTATTATACCAGTAGAAATCTCTGGGATTGGAGCCATCATGGGCCACTTAGCCTTTCTTCCGACCAGATCATCGATGCGACCATCTTTCGCATGGAGAATGGTAGATTCCGGATGTGGTATAAGGATGATAGTCGCGGAGGCATTACGATGGTTTCCGAATCGGATGACCTCAAAAATTGGCAAACCAAGGATGTGCCGGCCATAGGAGGAGATGCCCATGAAGGACCTAAGGTCTTTCAGTATCACGGTTATTACTGGATGCTGACAGATGAATGGCACGGGATGCGGGTGTATCGATCAGATGACCTCATGCATTGGATCAAACAAGGCTTGGTGTTGGATAAGCCTTCAGATAGAGAAGATGATACACCGAGTGGTGCGCATGGTGATGTATTGGTATTCGGTGACCGGGCTTATGCTTTTTACTTCACTCACCCAGGGAGAACCAGTCATTCGTTGATAAAGCCTAACAATAGCTTCCACGAAAATCATCGGACCACTATCCAAGTAGCAGCGCTGTTTTTTGACGGGGAAACCTTAAAGGACGAGCGTGTTGAGCCCTTTGACTTTTACCTGCCGGATGGTAAATGA
- a CDS encoding family 43 glycosylhydrolase, giving the protein MNIKNIVKIGLACLLYSSSIGLLWAQQMMFADSSRLGRPFSKDPHVVDFGGRYLMYFSVPPIPDQAGGWGIAIAESDDLIHWEYVGEIEATERYEKNGFCAPGALVKDGKVHLFYQTYGNGAKDAICHAYSTDGIHFTRNTTNPIFAPPANDWSNGRAIDAEVFPFKDHYFLYFATRDPKGEIQMQGVAKADATTDFSRDDWTMAKDASILKPELEWEGKCVEGASIIERKGRLYMFYAGSYNNAPQQVGVATSKDGVHWKRVVDQPFLPNGVPGEWNSSESGHPHIFDDKKTGKSYLFYQGNDDHGQTWWLSNVEVGWKKGKPYLKE; this is encoded by the coding sequence ATGAACATTAAAAATATTGTAAAAATTGGCCTTGCCTGCCTGCTATACAGTTCATCTATAGGGTTATTATGGGCGCAGCAAATGATGTTTGCCGATTCTAGCAGGTTGGGCAGGCCTTTTTCCAAGGACCCACATGTGGTCGACTTTGGAGGTCGATACTTGATGTACTTTTCCGTTCCTCCCATTCCTGACCAAGCAGGTGGATGGGGAATAGCCATAGCGGAAAGTGATGATTTGATCCATTGGGAGTATGTAGGCGAAATTGAAGCCACAGAGAGGTACGAAAAAAATGGCTTTTGTGCACCAGGGGCTTTGGTAAAGGATGGTAAGGTGCACCTTTTCTACCAAACTTACGGTAATGGCGCCAAGGATGCCATTTGCCATGCCTATTCTACCGACGGGATCCATTTTACTAGGAATACAACGAACCCGATTTTTGCCCCTCCAGCCAATGACTGGAGCAACGGACGGGCGATAGATGCGGAGGTTTTTCCCTTCAAGGACCACTATTTTTTGTATTTTGCCACCCGAGATCCCAAAGGGGAAATTCAGATGCAGGGTGTGGCTAAAGCTGATGCAACTACGGATTTTAGTCGCGATGACTGGACCATGGCAAAGGATGCTTCGATCCTCAAGCCGGAATTGGAGTGGGAAGGAAAGTGTGTCGAAGGTGCTTCCATCATCGAGCGAAAAGGGAGATTGTACATGTTTTATGCAGGCAGCTATAATAATGCGCCGCAGCAGGTGGGAGTAGCCACCAGTAAAGATGGTGTTCATTGGAAACGTGTAGTTGACCAGCCGTTTTTGCCGAACGGAGTACCTGGAGAGTGGAACAGCAGTGAATCTGGCCATCCCCATATTTTTGATGATAAAAAAACAGGGAAGTCCTACCTCTTTTACCAAGGAAATGATGACCATGGCCAAACATGGTGGCTTTCCAATGTGGAAGTAGGATGGAAAAAGGGAAAGCCTTACCTGAAAGAATAG
- a CDS encoding family 43 glycosylhydrolase — MIKMKSLWRIGVLVLMMTSACQPTKKESRQEVPNESVSVINPVLPGDHPDPTVVKVGAYYYASATSNEWAPLFPIFKSADLVNWEIVNYVFPEGAPAWAKNNFWAPELVYDEEQEKFYAYYTARDKESNRLSVAVASADTPEGNFTDHGPLVAQEVGSIDAFEVRDENGKLYLTWKEDGNSRGLPTPIWAQEINETRTKLLGEPKELFRNDQDWEMHLIEGVSIFRKNDYFYATYSAGACCDVACNYRAGVARTKNLLGPWEKYEKNPVLMDNDDWKCAGHGTVVEKDGEHYLLYHAYSAVGSVYVGREGVLEKMTWTADGWPVFENEATYDLEKSALSFVDDFNGDLNPIWQWRVTQDIRYATGDEGLVLSASEENEQLGTLLVQKSTSPDYAIEVTIDPANSDAKGGILLVGGAHNGFGAPVAAMGLTVSGDEVQVVENKDKKAEVKATAELEGEALVKLKMEVTEGHLLTFSFSQEGTTWTAVGEQFDAAHLVPWGMGYRWGIFAKGNENQKVNFKGVEITAQ, encoded by the coding sequence ATGATTAAAATGAAATCCTTGTGGAGGATAGGGGTGTTGGTATTGATGATGACTTCGGCTTGTCAACCAACAAAAAAAGAAAGCCGACAAGAAGTCCCCAATGAATCGGTCAGTGTAATTAATCCGGTCTTGCCAGGTGATCACCCCGATCCCACAGTCGTAAAAGTAGGCGCATATTATTATGCTTCAGCCACGTCAAATGAATGGGCACCGCTATTCCCAATCTTTAAATCTGCGGATTTGGTCAATTGGGAAATCGTAAACTATGTCTTTCCGGAAGGAGCTCCGGCTTGGGCCAAGAATAATTTCTGGGCACCGGAATTGGTGTATGACGAAGAGCAAGAGAAGTTTTATGCCTATTATACGGCCAGGGATAAAGAGAGCAACCGACTCAGCGTAGCCGTGGCCAGTGCAGACACACCGGAAGGAAATTTCACCGACCATGGCCCGCTAGTAGCGCAGGAAGTAGGTTCTATTGATGCATTCGAAGTGAGGGATGAAAACGGAAAGCTCTATTTGACATGGAAAGAGGATGGCAACAGTCGTGGACTTCCCACGCCCATTTGGGCCCAAGAAATCAACGAGACACGGACCAAGCTCTTAGGTGAGCCAAAAGAATTATTCAGGAATGATCAGGATTGGGAGATGCACTTGATCGAAGGAGTCAGCATTTTCCGGAAAAATGATTATTTCTATGCCACCTATTCAGCGGGAGCTTGCTGCGATGTCGCCTGTAACTATAGAGCAGGGGTAGCGAGGACAAAAAACCTATTGGGGCCATGGGAAAAGTATGAAAAGAACCCGGTGCTGATGGACAATGACGACTGGAAGTGCGCAGGGCACGGTACCGTGGTGGAGAAAGATGGAGAGCATTATTTGCTTTATCATGCTTACAGTGCCGTTGGGAGCGTTTATGTAGGCAGAGAAGGAGTGCTTGAAAAAATGACGTGGACCGCAGATGGCTGGCCTGTTTTTGAAAATGAGGCGACCTATGACCTTGAAAAGTCTGCCTTATCTTTTGTCGATGATTTTAACGGAGACCTCAACCCCATTTGGCAATGGCGCGTGACACAGGACATCCGTTATGCCACGGGTGATGAAGGACTTGTGTTGTCAGCGTCAGAAGAAAATGAACAGTTGGGAACGTTATTGGTGCAGAAATCCACTTCTCCTGATTATGCCATTGAAGTGACCATTGATCCGGCGAATAGCGATGCCAAGGGTGGGATATTGTTAGTTGGTGGAGCCCATAATGGGTTTGGCGCCCCCGTGGCAGCGATGGGCTTGACTGTTTCGGGCGATGAAGTGCAAGTGGTGGAAAACAAGGATAAAAAAGCAGAAGTGAAGGCAACCGCTGAATTGGAAGGAGAGGCCTTGGTGAAATTGAAAATGGAAGTGACCGAAGGACATCTATTGACCTTTAGCTTTAGTCAGGAAGGAACCACTTGGACGGCTGTAGGAGAGCAGTTTGATGCGGCTCACTTGGTCCCTTGGGGTATGGGCTACCGATGGGGGATTTTTGCCAAAGGCAATGAAAATCAAAAGGTGAATTTCAAAGGAGTGGAAATTACCGCACAGTAG
- a CDS encoding glycoside hydrolase family 43 protein has protein sequence MRTTLVLAALAMVGTVACQSKTTNDETDASASANEAKRAGNPIVEGWYADPEGIIYGDTYWVYPTYSDEYEKQVFMDAFSSKDLVNWTKHERIIDTTEVKWAEKAMWAPGVISKDDKYYLFFAANDVHEGEVGGIGVAVADQPQGPFKDLLGEPLINEIVNGAQPIDQYIFKDKDGTFYMYYGGWGHCNVVKLNEDFTGIVPFEDGELYKEVTPESYVEGPFMFIRDGKYYFMWSEGGWGGPDYSVAYAIADSPFGPFEREGKILQQDPEVATGAGHHSVLHADGDEDYYIVYHRRPLTETHHNHRVTCIDKMEFDENGKIKPVKITFEGVTADPLD, from the coding sequence ATGAGAACTACTTTAGTATTAGCAGCACTGGCAATGGTCGGCACAGTGGCCTGTCAGTCCAAGACCACCAATGATGAAACCGACGCTTCAGCAAGTGCCAATGAAGCCAAACGAGCCGGAAACCCTATCGTGGAAGGTTGGTATGCAGATCCGGAAGGGATTATCTATGGGGATACCTATTGGGTTTACCCGACATATTCGGATGAATATGAGAAGCAAGTCTTTATGGATGCTTTCTCTTCCAAGGATTTGGTAAACTGGACCAAGCACGAGCGTATCATCGACACTACAGAGGTGAAATGGGCTGAAAAAGCCATGTGGGCACCGGGAGTGATCAGCAAGGACGACAAGTATTATTTGTTCTTTGCCGCCAATGATGTACATGAAGGAGAAGTCGGCGGCATTGGCGTGGCCGTGGCTGATCAGCCTCAAGGACCGTTTAAGGATTTGCTCGGTGAGCCGCTTATCAATGAAATTGTCAATGGTGCACAGCCGATCGATCAGTATATTTTTAAAGACAAAGACGGCACCTTTTACATGTACTACGGTGGGTGGGGCCACTGTAATGTGGTGAAGCTAAACGAAGATTTTACGGGAATCGTGCCATTTGAAGATGGCGAGCTGTATAAAGAAGTGACACCGGAGAGTTATGTAGAAGGCCCCTTTATGTTTATTAGGGATGGTAAATATTATTTCATGTGGTCTGAAGGGGGCTGGGGTGGTCCTGATTACTCGGTGGCCTATGCCATTGCGGATAGCCCTTTTGGACCGTTTGAGCGAGAAGGAAAGATCCTTCAGCAGGATCCGGAAGTGGCTACCGGTGCGGGACATCATTCTGTTTTGCATGCAGATGGAGACGAAGATTATTATATCGTTTACCATAGAAGGCCCCTCACGGAAACCCACCATAATCACCGGGTAACCTGTATCGACAAGATGGAGTTTGACGAAAACGGCAAAATCAAACCGGTTAAAATCACTTTTGAAGGAGTCACCGCTGATCCGCTGGACTAG
- a CDS encoding cellulase family glycosylhydrolase: protein MNKTINLIASLGLGVVLLSCGGENQTQEKEVATSSSAQSFSGERWSKEKAQAWYADQDWLVGANFNPSNSINQLEMWQEETFSPALIDKELGWAEEIGMNTMRVYLHDLAYQQDPDGFLDRMDQMLVLMEKHQMKPLFVIFDSCWDPFPEAGEQRPPKPHVHNSGWVQSPGYYALEDSTQYPRLEKYVKAVVGRFADDERILGWDIWNEPDNDTGVSYRDKEHPNKAAYVLPLMKDAFAWARSQNPSQPLTSGVWLGDWSSEDVMSHLQLAQLHLSDIISFHNYDSPEEFQKRINWLKRYDRPMLCTEYMARPNGSTFEGFLPIAKAENIAMFNWGLVDGKTQTKYPWDSWEKTYTDEPALWFHEVFHTDGSPYKKSETDLIKSLTGR from the coding sequence ATGAATAAAACTATAAATTTGATCGCCTCTTTGGGCTTAGGAGTGGTGTTGCTGAGCTGTGGAGGCGAAAACCAAACACAAGAGAAGGAGGTGGCCACTTCTTCGTCTGCTCAATCCTTTTCCGGGGAACGATGGAGCAAAGAAAAAGCGCAGGCGTGGTATGCCGATCAGGACTGGCTGGTGGGCGCAAATTTCAATCCCAGCAATTCCATCAATCAGTTGGAAATGTGGCAGGAAGAGACGTTTTCCCCAGCACTGATCGATAAGGAATTGGGATGGGCCGAGGAAATCGGCATGAATACCATGCGGGTATATTTACATGATTTGGCCTATCAGCAAGACCCTGATGGGTTTTTGGACCGGATGGATCAAATGCTGGTCTTGATGGAAAAACACCAGATGAAGCCACTGTTTGTCATTTTTGATTCTTGCTGGGATCCATTTCCTGAGGCAGGTGAACAGCGACCACCAAAACCGCATGTTCATAATTCCGGCTGGGTCCAAAGCCCAGGATATTACGCCCTTGAAGACAGTACACAATATCCCAGGCTGGAAAAATATGTCAAGGCAGTGGTAGGAAGATTTGCTGATGATGAACGTATATTGGGTTGGGATATTTGGAATGAACCCGACAATGATACAGGGGTTTCGTACAGGGATAAGGAGCATCCCAACAAAGCAGCCTATGTATTGCCTTTAATGAAGGATGCCTTTGCTTGGGCAAGGTCCCAAAACCCTTCCCAGCCACTTACTTCTGGGGTTTGGCTTGGTGATTGGTCGTCTGAAGATGTCATGAGCCACTTACAACTTGCCCAGCTTCATCTTTCGGATATTATTTCCTTTCACAACTATGATTCTCCGGAGGAATTCCAAAAGCGTATCAATTGGCTCAAAAGATATGATCGTCCAATGCTATGTACGGAATACATGGCGCGGCCAAACGGAAGTACCTTTGAAGGGTTCCTGCCGATTGCCAAAGCGGAAAATATAGCGATGTTCAATTGGGGATTGGTAGATGGAAAGACCCAGACCAAATATCCATGGGACAGTTGGGAAAAAACTTACACCGACGAACCAGCGCTGTGGTTTCACGAGGTGTTTCATACGGATGGTTCGCCGTATAAGAAATCCGAAACTGATTTGATCAAATCATTGACAGGAAGATGA
- a CDS encoding sialidase family protein, protein MTSCLAAGSPPDPQDYTIRWDQSTLQRVTGDDYRYSGYARCRELADGSLGFVYEADGNIFFRVRSEQKWEAPVLVASATADVGMAVPDFTVLENGTLLLGYNPRPKRNAKDKHFGIRTVRSTDNGATWGNDQLVYEAGTSFGDGCWEPVFLQLPNGDIHLYFADESLFTQSNEQRIAMVSSSNGGKTWSETPQTVSFRKGARDGMPVPVWLEEPGMIVVAIEDNGHGPFKPYLLFNEGPFWQETLSGNSPFREYAMEDSLPAQDYAGAPYLAIAPNGLTLLSFQWGDKLEHAQMAVALGDGSAQHFTSVTWPFVLSKDKIGHWNSLTVLESGKIIALTSTNGYGQDGRTEVWMITGNLVKK, encoded by the coding sequence ATGACTTCCTGCTTAGCGGCAGGAAGTCCCCCGGATCCCCAAGACTATACTATTCGTTGGGATCAATCTACTTTACAGCGCGTTACGGGAGATGATTATCGCTACTCAGGCTATGCTCGATGTCGCGAATTGGCAGATGGCAGTTTGGGGTTTGTGTATGAGGCCGATGGTAATATTTTTTTTAGGGTACGATCAGAACAGAAATGGGAAGCTCCTGTGCTAGTAGCTTCAGCAACGGCCGATGTGGGGATGGCAGTCCCTGACTTTACCGTGTTGGAAAACGGCACGTTACTATTGGGCTATAATCCACGCCCTAAACGAAATGCCAAAGACAAACACTTTGGCATTCGGACGGTAAGAAGCACCGATAACGGTGCCACATGGGGAAATGATCAATTGGTTTATGAAGCAGGAACCAGTTTTGGTGACGGCTGTTGGGAACCGGTATTTTTGCAGTTGCCCAATGGGGATATCCATTTGTATTTTGCCGATGAAAGCCTCTTTACCCAATCTAACGAGCAAAGGATAGCAATGGTAAGTTCCTCCAATGGAGGGAAGACATGGAGTGAAACACCCCAAACGGTGAGTTTTCGCAAGGGAGCTCGTGACGGCATGCCAGTACCTGTTTGGTTGGAAGAACCAGGGATGATTGTCGTTGCGATAGAGGATAATGGCCATGGTCCTTTTAAACCTTATCTGTTATTCAATGAAGGCCCGTTTTGGCAAGAAACACTATCGGGTAATTCTCCATTTAGAGAGTATGCGATGGAGGACAGCCTGCCAGCCCAAGACTATGCAGGAGCCCCATATCTTGCCATAGCGCCTAATGGCCTGACCCTGCTTTCATTCCAGTGGGGCGACAAGCTTGAGCATGCACAGATGGCAGTAGCCCTAGGTGATGGAAGTGCCCAGCACTTTACCAGTGTGACATGGCCCTTTGTTTTATCAAAGGACAAAATAGGCCATTGGAACAGCCTTACCGTTTTAGAGAGTGGAAAGATCATTGCTTTGACCAGTACCAATGGATATGGCCAAGACGGCCGGACGGAGGTATGGATGATAACAGGGAATTTAGTTAAAAAATAA
- a CDS encoding acyltransferase family protein, translated as MNNTIEKKQLLKTKQHFDVLDGLRGLAAVIVVIFHFMEIIIPDFTINVLAHGYLAVDFFFCLSGFVIAYAYDNRISKIGFITFIKLRLIRLHPLVVLGAVIGLVVFVFDPFVSLVDNYSLSQNIGMFLSACLMVPYPIVSERYYNIFHLNPPTWSLLWEYVANIIYAGILFKVRQKVLWVLTGLAAILLVYTVTIYGNLSIGWSGGNFWGGGARILYSFLAGMLVFRSGWIIKSKLGFKGMSALLMLAFLMPFSETMNVILEPLIVLFYLPFLVALGAGTQPARSERNVCVRSGEISYPLYMVHYPFIWLFYSYWERFSPSFREQVWIMCVGTPLLIAFAYVITMYLDIPVRKRLKATLRRKER; from the coding sequence ATGAATAATACTATCGAAAAAAAACAACTTTTAAAGACCAAACAGCATTTTGATGTACTAGATGGGTTGCGAGGTTTAGCTGCAGTGATTGTCGTCATTTTTCATTTTATGGAAATTATCATTCCTGACTTTACCATTAACGTTCTTGCTCACGGATACTTAGCCGTGGACTTTTTCTTTTGCTTGTCAGGTTTTGTGATCGCCTATGCCTATGATAATAGGATCAGTAAAATAGGATTTATCACTTTTATAAAATTAAGATTGATCAGACTACATCCGCTAGTGGTATTAGGAGCTGTAATTGGTTTGGTAGTATTCGTCTTTGATCCTTTTGTATCACTGGTTGATAACTATAGCTTAAGCCAAAATATCGGTATGTTTTTGTCCGCATGTTTAATGGTTCCTTACCCGATAGTTTCAGAGCGTTATTACAATATTTTCCACTTAAATCCGCCTACATGGTCGCTTTTATGGGAGTATGTGGCCAATATTATTTATGCGGGAATACTTTTTAAGGTTCGTCAAAAAGTGCTTTGGGTGCTTACAGGCCTTGCTGCTATTTTGTTGGTTTATACCGTAACGATCTATGGTAACCTTAGCATTGGTTGGAGTGGGGGTAATTTCTGGGGTGGTGGTGCCAGGATATTGTATTCCTTTTTGGCAGGAATGCTGGTGTTCAGGTCTGGATGGATAATTAAATCTAAGCTAGGTTTTAAAGGGATGTCCGCTTTGCTAATGCTGGCGTTTTTGATGCCATTTTCAGAAACCATGAATGTCATCTTGGAACCCCTTATTGTTTTATTCTATCTTCCCTTTTTGGTAGCATTGGGTGCAGGGACGCAGCCAGCCCGTTCCGAAAGGAATGTTTGTGTCCGTTCTGGAGAAATTTCCTATCCCCTATATATGGTACATTATCCCTTTATTTGGTTGTTTTATAGCTACTGGGAACGGTTTTCTCCCTCATTTCGGGAACAGGTATGGATCATGTGTGTGGGAACCCCCTTATTAATTGCATTTGCTTATGTGATCACGATGTATCTGGACATTCCGGTCAGAAAACGGCTGAAAGCTACCCTAAGAAGAAAGGAGAGGTGA
- a CDS encoding RNA polymerase sigma factor has translation MSFTQFNQSESSTVDQLIEGSEHAFSELFEAYSSQVYYIGLKYLKSVDLANDVVQDTFLKLWNYRAHIDPSKPIKPLIVTFAKRIILNNIRDEKRKILKHLEIFENSNSFSNKTEEQVIYNETHQVYQAAVMALPERRREVFLLKSVQGKSNEETAEELGLSINTVKSQYTKALQAIREFVSKYYAILAIAVAAGGKL, from the coding sequence ATGTCCTTTACACAATTTAATCAAAGTGAAAGCAGTACTGTTGACCAGCTCATTGAGGGGAGTGAACATGCTTTTTCCGAGTTGTTCGAAGCCTATTCTTCACAGGTATATTATATCGGGCTTAAGTACTTGAAGTCAGTAGATTTGGCTAATGATGTGGTGCAGGACACTTTTTTGAAGTTATGGAATTACAGGGCGCATATTGATCCTTCCAAACCGATCAAACCGTTAATTGTGACTTTTGCAAAACGGATAATTCTCAATAACATTAGGGATGAAAAGCGAAAAATCCTAAAACACTTGGAGATTTTTGAAAACTCCAATAGCTTCTCCAATAAAACGGAAGAACAGGTCATTTACAATGAGACCCATCAGGTTTACCAAGCTGCAGTGATGGCACTTCCAGAACGTAGGAGAGAAGTGTTTTTACTGAAGTCAGTTCAAGGAAAAAGCAATGAGGAAACCGCAGAGGAGCTTGGTTTGTCCATCAATACCGTTAAATCCCAGTATACCAAAGCGCTTCAGGCCATTCGGGAATTTGTGTCGAAGTATTACGCCATATTGGCCATTGCTGTGGCAGCAGGTGGAAAGTTATAG